From a single Syngnathus scovelli strain Florida chromosome 2, RoL_Ssco_1.2, whole genome shotgun sequence genomic region:
- the LOC125988334 gene encoding proteasomal ubiquitin receptor ADRM1 isoform X4: MASGALFPSMVSGTRGSSSKYLVEFRAGKMTMKGSTVTPDKRKGQVYIQQTDDSLIHFCWKDRTTGNVDDDLIIFPDDCEFKRVSQCTTGRVYVLKFKAGSKRLFFWMQEAKTDKDEEYCRKVNEYLNNPPMPGALGSGSSGGHDLSALGGEGGLQSLLGNMSHNQLMQLIGPAGLGGIGGLGALAGPGLANLLGSSSSSSSSSVPAASNSSTSQSTVVTPTSTSAASRLSSSQTSTVPVNPSAATAASPPASTPPTPTPAASSLAAAAGAAASNPTQPIQLRDLQSILATMNVPAGGTGVDLATALTPEVMAPILANPEVQQRLLPFLPSGESLLQSTDELHNTLSSPQFQQAMSMFSSALASGQLGPLMNQFGLPTEAVDAANNGDLEAFAKAMETETKSEHDGDSKDKKDDDEDMSLD, encoded by the exons atGGCTTCTGGAGCTTTGTTCCCCAGCATGGTGTCTGGCACTCGTGGCTCCTCCAGCAAGTACCTGGTGGAGTTTCGAGCTGGTAAGATGACCATGAAGGGCAGCACGGTGACACCCGACAAGCGCAAAGGTCAAGTCTACATCCAGCAGACGGACGACTCCCTCATCCATTTCTGCTGGAAGGATCGCACCACCGGCAATGTGGACGAT GACCTGATCATCTTCCCCGATGACTGCGAATTCAAACGGGTCAGCCAGTGCACCACCGGACGTGTCTATGTGCTAAAGTTCAAAGCTGGCTCCAAAAGACTTTTCTTCTGGATGCAG GAGGCTAAGACTGACAAGGATGAGGAGTACTGTCGCAAAGTGAACGAGTATCTCAACAACCCGCCCATgcctggcgcactgggtagcggcAGCAGTGGAGGACATGATCTGTCCGCTCTTGGAG GCGAGGGTGGTCTGCAGAGCCTTCTGGGTAATATGAGCCACAACCAGCTCATGCAACTGATCGGACCAGCCGGACTCGGCGGCATCG GCGGTCTTGGCGCACTTGCCGGCCCAGGGTTAGCCAACCTCTtgggcagcagcagtagcagcagcagcagtagcgttCCAGCTGCCAGCAACTCCTCCACAAG CCAATCTACTGTGGTCACGCCCACCTCGACCTCCGCCGCCAGTCGCCTCAGCTCCTCTCAGACATCTACCGTGCCTGTTAACCCTTCCGCCGCCACTGCAGCCTCCCCGCCTGCGAGCACCCCGCCCACGCCCACACCTGCTGCGTCGTCCTTGGCTGCAGCAGCGGGGGCTGCAGCAAGTAACCCCACGCAGCCCATCCAGCTGAGAGACCTGCAGAGCATCCTGGCGACCATGAATGTGCCTGCCGGTGGCACAGGAG TGGACCTAGCTACTGCCCTGACTCCAGAGGTGATGGCTCCTATCCTGGCCAACCCTGAGGTGCAGCAGAGGCTTCTTCCTTTCCTCCCCAGTGGGGAGTCACTGCTCCAGAGTACAGATGAGCTCCACAACACGCTCAGCTCACCGCAGTTTCAGCAG GCCATGAGCATGTTTAGCAGTGCTCTGGCATCAGGGCAATTGGGGCCACTGATGAACCAGTTCGGGTTACCCACAGAGGCTGTGGATGCTGCCAACAATGGAG ATCTGGAAGCATTTGCAAAAGCAATGGAGACAGAAACAAAGTCCGAGCATGACGGAGACTCCAAAGACAAAAAGGATGACGATGAGGACATGagcttggattaa
- the LOC125988334 gene encoding uncharacterized protein isoform X2 has product MNSEEEFYDAETGLESDDSLEVSFQDALVFDRSNQVTDGSAAEYNGVWQRRKTLPAEMITRSNFSVTSILKKCIGMELSKIAMPIVFNEPLSFLQRLSEYMEHTHLIHRACTLPDSIERMQVVAAFAVSAVASQWERTGKPFNPLLGETFELTREEDGYRLISEQVSHHPPVSAFHAESLKQEFAFHGSVYPKLTFWGKSVEAVPKGTMTLELLKHKEAYTWTNPMCCVHNVIIGKIWIEQYGTVEIVNHSTGEKCVLNFKPGGMFGKELHKVEGHIQDSRKKKRRVIYGKWTECMYSVEPKVYEAYKKSDKKAGADSKKLKEHSSEDKNAVQETVTVIPGSALLWRISPRPAHSAQMYNFTNFAVTLNELEPGMERLLAPTDCRQRPDIRAMERGDIDMASAEKERLEEKQRTARRERSKDEEEWSTSRRRLVFNITIIIMASGALFPSMVSGTRGSSSKYLVEFRAGKMTMKGSTVTPDKRKGQVYIQQTDDSLIHFCWKDRTTGNVDDDLIIFPDDCEFKRVSQCTTGRVYVLKFKAGSKRLFFWMQEAKTDKDEEYCRKVNEYLNNPPMPGALGSGSSGGHDLSALGGEGGLQSLLGNMSHNQLMQLIGPAGLGGIGGLGALAGPGLANLLGSSSSSSSSSVPAASNSSTSQSTVVTPTSTSAASRLSSSQTSTVPVNPSAATAASPPASTPPTPTPAASSLAAAAGAAASNPTQPIQLRDLQSILATMNVPAGGTGVDLATALTPEVMAPILANPEVQQRLLPFLPSGESLLQSTDELHNTLSSPQFQQAMSMFSSALASGQLGPLMNQFGLPTEAVDAANNGDLEAFAKAMETETKSEHDGDSKDKKDDDEDMSLD; this is encoded by the exons ATGAACAGCGAGGAGGAGTTTTACGACGCCGAGACAG GTCTCGAGTCGGATGATTCCTTGGAAGTTAGTTTCCAGGACGCGCTGGTGTTCGATCGCAGCAACCAGGTCACAGATGGCTCCGCTGCAGAGTACAATGGAGTGTGGCAGCGTAG AAAAACCCTGCCTGCTGAAATGATCACCAGAAGCAATTTCAGTGTGACAAGCATACTGAAGAAATGCATCGGGATG GAGCTGTCCAAAATAGCCATGCCAATTGTGTTTAATGAGCCACTGAGCTTCCTCCAGAGACTCTCGGAGTACATGGAACATACTCATCTTATCCACAGAGCCTGCACATTGCCTGACTCCATAGAGCGCATGCAG GTTGTTGCTGCTTTTGCTGTTTCAGCTGTAGCATCTCAATGGGAACGGACTGGAAAGCCATTTAATCCGTTACTGGGGGAGACTTTTGAACTCACAAG agaggAAGATGGCTACCGATTGATCTCAGAGCAGGTGAGCCACCACCCTCCCGTCAGTGCCTTCCATGCAGAGTCCCTGAAGCAAGAATTTGCATTCCATGGATCAGTCTACCCCAAACTCACGTTCTGGGGCAAAAGTGTGGAGGCCGTACCAAAAGGCACCATGACGCTGGAGTTATTGAA ACATAAAGAAGCATACACATGGACCAATCCAATGTGCTGCGTGCATAACGTTATCATAGGAAAGATTTGGATCGAGCAGTACGGAACAGTGGAGATTGTAAACCACAG CACAGGAGAAAAGTGTGTGTTGAACTTCAAACCAGGTGGAATGTTTGGGAAAGAGCTGCACAAAGTGGAGGGACATATACAAGACAGCAG GAAGAAGAAACGCCGCgtgatttatggcaagtggaccgAGTGTATGTACAGCGTGGAGCCCAAGGTTTATGAGGCATATAAGAAGTCTGATAAAAAGGCGGGAGCAGACTCAAAAAAGCTGAAG gaACATAGTAGTGAAGATAAGAATGCAGTTCAAGAGACTGTGACTGTGATACCAGGAAGTGCCTTACTCTGGAGGATATCGCCACGGCCTGCTCACTCGGCACAG ATGTACAACTTTACCAACTTTGCTGTGACGCTGAACGAGCTGGAGCCCGGCATGGAGCGACTATTGGCGCCGACCGACTGCCGACAGAGGCCCGACATCCGAGCCATGGAAAGAGGAGACATAG ACATGGCAAGTGCAGAGAAAGAGCGCCTCGAGGAGAAACAGAGGACCGCACGCAGAGAGCGATCCAAGGATGAGGAGGAATGGTCGACCAG TCGTCGTCGTCTTGTCTTcaacatcaccatcatcattatGGCTTCTGGAGCTTTGTTCCCCAGCATGGTGTCTGGCACTCGTGGCTCCTCCAGCAAGTACCTGGTGGAGTTTCGAGCTGGTAAGATGACCATGAAGGGCAGCACGGTGACACCCGACAAGCGCAAAGGTCAAGTCTACATCCAGCAGACGGACGACTCCCTCATCCATTTCTGCTGGAAGGATCGCACCACCGGCAATGTGGACGAT GACCTGATCATCTTCCCCGATGACTGCGAATTCAAACGGGTCAGCCAGTGCACCACCGGACGTGTCTATGTGCTAAAGTTCAAAGCTGGCTCCAAAAGACTTTTCTTCTGGATGCAG GAGGCTAAGACTGACAAGGATGAGGAGTACTGTCGCAAAGTGAACGAGTATCTCAACAACCCGCCCATgcctggcgcactgggtagcggcAGCAGTGGAGGACATGATCTGTCCGCTCTTGGAG GCGAGGGTGGTCTGCAGAGCCTTCTGGGTAATATGAGCCACAACCAGCTCATGCAACTGATCGGACCAGCCGGACTCGGCGGCATCG GCGGTCTTGGCGCACTTGCCGGCCCAGGGTTAGCCAACCTCTtgggcagcagcagtagcagcagcagcagtagcgttCCAGCTGCCAGCAACTCCTCCACAAG CCAATCTACTGTGGTCACGCCCACCTCGACCTCCGCCGCCAGTCGCCTCAGCTCCTCTCAGACATCTACCGTGCCTGTTAACCCTTCCGCCGCCACTGCAGCCTCCCCGCCTGCGAGCACCCCGCCCACGCCCACACCTGCTGCGTCGTCCTTGGCTGCAGCAGCGGGGGCTGCAGCAAGTAACCCCACGCAGCCCATCCAGCTGAGAGACCTGCAGAGCATCCTGGCGACCATGAATGTGCCTGCCGGTGGCACAGGAG TGGACCTAGCTACTGCCCTGACTCCAGAGGTGATGGCTCCTATCCTGGCCAACCCTGAGGTGCAGCAGAGGCTTCTTCCTTTCCTCCCCAGTGGGGAGTCACTGCTCCAGAGTACAGATGAGCTCCACAACACGCTCAGCTCACCGCAGTTTCAGCAG GCCATGAGCATGTTTAGCAGTGCTCTGGCATCAGGGCAATTGGGGCCACTGATGAACCAGTTCGGGTTACCCACAGAGGCTGTGGATGCTGCCAACAATGGAG ATCTGGAAGCATTTGCAAAAGCAATGGAGACAGAAACAAAGTCCGAGCATGACGGAGACTCCAAAGACAAAAAGGATGACGATGAGGACATGagcttggattaa
- the LOC125988334 gene encoding uncharacterized protein isoform X1 — protein sequence MNSEEEFYDAETGLESDDSLEVSFQDALVFDRSNQVTDGSAAEYNGVWQRRKTLPAEMITRSNFSVTSILKKCIGMELSKIAMPIVFNEPLSFLQRLSEYMEHTHLIHRACTLPDSIERMQVVAAFAVSAVASQWERTGKPFNPLLGETFELTREEDGYRLISEQVSHHPPVSAFHAESLKQEFAFHGSVYPKLTFWGKSVEAVPKGTMTLELLKHKEAYTWTNPMCCVHNVIIGKIWIEQYGTVEIVNHSTGEKCVLNFKPGGMFGKELHKVEGHIQDSRKKKRRVIYGKWTECMYSVEPKVYEAYKKSDKKAGADSKKLKQEHSSEDKNAVQETVTVIPGSALLWRISPRPAHSAQMYNFTNFAVTLNELEPGMERLLAPTDCRQRPDIRAMERGDIDMASAEKERLEEKQRTARRERSKDEEEWSTSRRRLVFNITIIIMASGALFPSMVSGTRGSSSKYLVEFRAGKMTMKGSTVTPDKRKGQVYIQQTDDSLIHFCWKDRTTGNVDDDLIIFPDDCEFKRVSQCTTGRVYVLKFKAGSKRLFFWMQEAKTDKDEEYCRKVNEYLNNPPMPGALGSGSSGGHDLSALGGEGGLQSLLGNMSHNQLMQLIGPAGLGGIGGLGALAGPGLANLLGSSSSSSSSSVPAASNSSTSQSTVVTPTSTSAASRLSSSQTSTVPVNPSAATAASPPASTPPTPTPAASSLAAAAGAAASNPTQPIQLRDLQSILATMNVPAGGTGVDLATALTPEVMAPILANPEVQQRLLPFLPSGESLLQSTDELHNTLSSPQFQQAMSMFSSALASGQLGPLMNQFGLPTEAVDAANNGDLEAFAKAMETETKSEHDGDSKDKKDDDEDMSLD from the exons ATGAACAGCGAGGAGGAGTTTTACGACGCCGAGACAG GTCTCGAGTCGGATGATTCCTTGGAAGTTAGTTTCCAGGACGCGCTGGTGTTCGATCGCAGCAACCAGGTCACAGATGGCTCCGCTGCAGAGTACAATGGAGTGTGGCAGCGTAG AAAAACCCTGCCTGCTGAAATGATCACCAGAAGCAATTTCAGTGTGACAAGCATACTGAAGAAATGCATCGGGATG GAGCTGTCCAAAATAGCCATGCCAATTGTGTTTAATGAGCCACTGAGCTTCCTCCAGAGACTCTCGGAGTACATGGAACATACTCATCTTATCCACAGAGCCTGCACATTGCCTGACTCCATAGAGCGCATGCAG GTTGTTGCTGCTTTTGCTGTTTCAGCTGTAGCATCTCAATGGGAACGGACTGGAAAGCCATTTAATCCGTTACTGGGGGAGACTTTTGAACTCACAAG agaggAAGATGGCTACCGATTGATCTCAGAGCAGGTGAGCCACCACCCTCCCGTCAGTGCCTTCCATGCAGAGTCCCTGAAGCAAGAATTTGCATTCCATGGATCAGTCTACCCCAAACTCACGTTCTGGGGCAAAAGTGTGGAGGCCGTACCAAAAGGCACCATGACGCTGGAGTTATTGAA ACATAAAGAAGCATACACATGGACCAATCCAATGTGCTGCGTGCATAACGTTATCATAGGAAAGATTTGGATCGAGCAGTACGGAACAGTGGAGATTGTAAACCACAG CACAGGAGAAAAGTGTGTGTTGAACTTCAAACCAGGTGGAATGTTTGGGAAAGAGCTGCACAAAGTGGAGGGACATATACAAGACAGCAG GAAGAAGAAACGCCGCgtgatttatggcaagtggaccgAGTGTATGTACAGCGTGGAGCCCAAGGTTTATGAGGCATATAAGAAGTCTGATAAAAAGGCGGGAGCAGACTCAAAAAAGCTGAAGCAG gaACATAGTAGTGAAGATAAGAATGCAGTTCAAGAGACTGTGACTGTGATACCAGGAAGTGCCTTACTCTGGAGGATATCGCCACGGCCTGCTCACTCGGCACAG ATGTACAACTTTACCAACTTTGCTGTGACGCTGAACGAGCTGGAGCCCGGCATGGAGCGACTATTGGCGCCGACCGACTGCCGACAGAGGCCCGACATCCGAGCCATGGAAAGAGGAGACATAG ACATGGCAAGTGCAGAGAAAGAGCGCCTCGAGGAGAAACAGAGGACCGCACGCAGAGAGCGATCCAAGGATGAGGAGGAATGGTCGACCAG TCGTCGTCGTCTTGTCTTcaacatcaccatcatcattatGGCTTCTGGAGCTTTGTTCCCCAGCATGGTGTCTGGCACTCGTGGCTCCTCCAGCAAGTACCTGGTGGAGTTTCGAGCTGGTAAGATGACCATGAAGGGCAGCACGGTGACACCCGACAAGCGCAAAGGTCAAGTCTACATCCAGCAGACGGACGACTCCCTCATCCATTTCTGCTGGAAGGATCGCACCACCGGCAATGTGGACGAT GACCTGATCATCTTCCCCGATGACTGCGAATTCAAACGGGTCAGCCAGTGCACCACCGGACGTGTCTATGTGCTAAAGTTCAAAGCTGGCTCCAAAAGACTTTTCTTCTGGATGCAG GAGGCTAAGACTGACAAGGATGAGGAGTACTGTCGCAAAGTGAACGAGTATCTCAACAACCCGCCCATgcctggcgcactgggtagcggcAGCAGTGGAGGACATGATCTGTCCGCTCTTGGAG GCGAGGGTGGTCTGCAGAGCCTTCTGGGTAATATGAGCCACAACCAGCTCATGCAACTGATCGGACCAGCCGGACTCGGCGGCATCG GCGGTCTTGGCGCACTTGCCGGCCCAGGGTTAGCCAACCTCTtgggcagcagcagtagcagcagcagcagtagcgttCCAGCTGCCAGCAACTCCTCCACAAG CCAATCTACTGTGGTCACGCCCACCTCGACCTCCGCCGCCAGTCGCCTCAGCTCCTCTCAGACATCTACCGTGCCTGTTAACCCTTCCGCCGCCACTGCAGCCTCCCCGCCTGCGAGCACCCCGCCCACGCCCACACCTGCTGCGTCGTCCTTGGCTGCAGCAGCGGGGGCTGCAGCAAGTAACCCCACGCAGCCCATCCAGCTGAGAGACCTGCAGAGCATCCTGGCGACCATGAATGTGCCTGCCGGTGGCACAGGAG TGGACCTAGCTACTGCCCTGACTCCAGAGGTGATGGCTCCTATCCTGGCCAACCCTGAGGTGCAGCAGAGGCTTCTTCCTTTCCTCCCCAGTGGGGAGTCACTGCTCCAGAGTACAGATGAGCTCCACAACACGCTCAGCTCACCGCAGTTTCAGCAG GCCATGAGCATGTTTAGCAGTGCTCTGGCATCAGGGCAATTGGGGCCACTGATGAACCAGTTCGGGTTACCCACAGAGGCTGTGGATGCTGCCAACAATGGAG ATCTGGAAGCATTTGCAAAAGCAATGGAGACAGAAACAAAGTCCGAGCATGACGGAGACTCCAAAGACAAAAAGGATGACGATGAGGACATGagcttggattaa
- the LOC125988334 gene encoding oxysterol-binding protein-related protein 2 isoform X3, whose translation MNSEEEFYDAETGLESDDSLEVSFQDALVFDRSNQVTDGSAAEYNGVWQRRKTLPAEMITRSNFSVTSILKKCIGMELSKIAMPIVFNEPLSFLQRLSEYMEHTHLIHRACTLPDSIERMQVVAAFAVSAVASQWERTGKPFNPLLGETFELTREEDGYRLISEQVSHHPPVSAFHAESLKQEFAFHGSVYPKLTFWGKSVEAVPKGTMTLELLKHKEAYTWTNPMCCVHNVIIGKIWIEQYGTVEIVNHSTGEKCVLNFKPGGMFGKELHKVEGHIQDSRKKKRRVIYGKWTECMYSVEPKVYEAYKKSDKKAGADSKKLKQEHSSEDKNAVQETVTVIPGSALLWRISPRPAHSAQMYNFTNFAVTLNELEPGMERLLAPTDCRQRPDIRAMERGDIDMASAEKERLEEKQRTARRERSKDEEEWSTRWFQLGANPHTGAEDWLYKGGYFDRNFTDCPNIY comes from the exons ATGAACAGCGAGGAGGAGTTTTACGACGCCGAGACAG GTCTCGAGTCGGATGATTCCTTGGAAGTTAGTTTCCAGGACGCGCTGGTGTTCGATCGCAGCAACCAGGTCACAGATGGCTCCGCTGCAGAGTACAATGGAGTGTGGCAGCGTAG AAAAACCCTGCCTGCTGAAATGATCACCAGAAGCAATTTCAGTGTGACAAGCATACTGAAGAAATGCATCGGGATG GAGCTGTCCAAAATAGCCATGCCAATTGTGTTTAATGAGCCACTGAGCTTCCTCCAGAGACTCTCGGAGTACATGGAACATACTCATCTTATCCACAGAGCCTGCACATTGCCTGACTCCATAGAGCGCATGCAG GTTGTTGCTGCTTTTGCTGTTTCAGCTGTAGCATCTCAATGGGAACGGACTGGAAAGCCATTTAATCCGTTACTGGGGGAGACTTTTGAACTCACAAG agaggAAGATGGCTACCGATTGATCTCAGAGCAGGTGAGCCACCACCCTCCCGTCAGTGCCTTCCATGCAGAGTCCCTGAAGCAAGAATTTGCATTCCATGGATCAGTCTACCCCAAACTCACGTTCTGGGGCAAAAGTGTGGAGGCCGTACCAAAAGGCACCATGACGCTGGAGTTATTGAA ACATAAAGAAGCATACACATGGACCAATCCAATGTGCTGCGTGCATAACGTTATCATAGGAAAGATTTGGATCGAGCAGTACGGAACAGTGGAGATTGTAAACCACAG CACAGGAGAAAAGTGTGTGTTGAACTTCAAACCAGGTGGAATGTTTGGGAAAGAGCTGCACAAAGTGGAGGGACATATACAAGACAGCAG GAAGAAGAAACGCCGCgtgatttatggcaagtggaccgAGTGTATGTACAGCGTGGAGCCCAAGGTTTATGAGGCATATAAGAAGTCTGATAAAAAGGCGGGAGCAGACTCAAAAAAGCTGAAGCAG gaACATAGTAGTGAAGATAAGAATGCAGTTCAAGAGACTGTGACTGTGATACCAGGAAGTGCCTTACTCTGGAGGATATCGCCACGGCCTGCTCACTCGGCACAG ATGTACAACTTTACCAACTTTGCTGTGACGCTGAACGAGCTGGAGCCCGGCATGGAGCGACTATTGGCGCCGACCGACTGCCGACAGAGGCCCGACATCCGAGCCATGGAAAGAGGAGACATAG ACATGGCAAGTGCAGAGAAAGAGCGCCTCGAGGAGAAACAGAGGACCGCACGCAGAGAGCGATCCAAGGATGAGGAGGAATGGTCGACCAG GTGGTTCCAGCTCGGAGCCAACCCTCACACTGGCGCAGAGGATTGGCTGTACAAGGGTGGATACTTTGACAGGAACTTTACCGACTGTCCCAACATTTATTGA